The proteins below are encoded in one region of Brassica napus cultivar Da-Ae chromosome A6, Da-Ae, whole genome shotgun sequence:
- the LOC106401447 gene encoding farnesyl pyrophosphate synthase 2-like, with product MRLSCCRNMRIAIKAVNLHLHLIRVGSDSLYQSRQLSSSSHHHLLMAKDLKSTFLNVYSTLKSELLHDPSFEFTDESRLWVERMLDYNVPGGKLNRGLSVVDSFKLLKEGKDLSEEEIFLSCALGWCIEWLQAYFLVLDDIMDNSVTRRGQPCWFRVPQVGMVAINDGILLRNHIHRILKKHFRGKPFYVDLVDLFNEVEFQTACGQMIDLITTFEGEKDLAKYSLPIHRRIVQYKTAYYSFYLPVACALLMAGENLENHVDVKNVLVDMGIYFQVQDDYLDCFADPETLGKIGTDIEDFKCSWLVVKALERCSKEQTEILYENYGKPDPSNVAKVKELYKELDLEGVFKEYESKSYEKLIGVIEAHQSKAIQAVLKSFLAKIYKRQK from the exons ATGAGATTGAGTTGTTGTAGGAATATGAGAATAGCCATAAAGGCTGTGAATTTGCATTTACATCTGATCCGTGTGGGCAGTGACAGTCTCTATCAAAGTAGGCAACTTTCATCCTCTTCCCATCATCATCTATTAATGGCGAAGGATCTCAAGTCAACCTTCCTCAATGTTTATTCCACCCTCAAGTCCGAACTCCTCCATGACCCTTCTTTCGAATTCACCGATGAATCCCGTCTCTGGGTTGAAAGG ATGCTTGATTACAATGTACCTGGAG gGAAGCTCAACCGAGGTCTCTCCGTTGTGGACAGCTTCAAGCTTTTGAAAGAAGGCAAAGACTTGTCGGAAGAAGAGATTTTTCTCTCGTGTGCTCTCGGTTGGTGTATCGAATGG CTTCAAGCTTATTTCCTTGTGCTTGATGACATTATGGATAACTCTGTCACCCGCCGTGGGCAACCTTGCTGGTTCAGAGTTCCTCAGGTAGGTATGGTTGCTATCAACGATGGGATTCTACTTCGCAATCATATCCACAGGATTCTCAAAAAGCACTTCCGGGGAAAGCCTTTCTATGTTGACCTCGTTGATCTCTTTAATGAG GTAGAGTTTCAGACAGCTTGTGGCCAGATGATAGATCTGATCACCACCTTTGAAGGCGAAAAGGATTTGGCCAAGTACTCATTGCCAAT CCACCGGCGTATTGTCCAGTACAAAACGGCTTATTACTCGTTTTATCTCCCT GTTGCTTGTGCGTTGCTGATGGCTGGCGAGAATTTGGAAAACCATGTTGATGTGAAGAATGTTCTTGTTGACATGGGAATCTACTTCCAAGTGCAG gatGACTATCTGGATTGTTTTGCTGATCCCGAGACTCTTGGCAAG ATAGGAACGGATATAGAAGATTTCAAATGCTCCTGGCTGGTGGTTAAGGCATTGGAACGCTGCAGCAAGGAACAAACTGAGATATTATAT GAGAACTACGGTAAACCTGACCCATCAAACGTTGCTAAAGTGAAGGAGCTCTACAAAGAGCTTGACCTTGAG GGAGTGTTCAAGGAGTATGAGAGCAAAAGCTACGAGAAGCTGATTGGAGTGATTGAGGCTCACCAAAGTAAAGCAATCCAAGCAGTGCTAAAATCCTTCTTGGCTAAGATCTACAAGAGGCAGAAGTAG